A genomic segment from Halomonas sp. TA22 encodes:
- the astD gene encoding succinylglutamate-semialdehyde dehydrogenase: MYAKQQLLIGGAWIEGESPFFAKHDPVSGERLWQGASASAAQVESAVAAARQAFFGWARTAFAERQALAERFCEVLESRRDILARAIAQETGKPLWEALTEVGAMIGKVAISIRAYQERTGERSREVGDAQAVLRHRPHGVMVVFGPYNFPGHLPNGHMVPALLAGNTVVFKPSEQTPLTADLILQCWQEAGLPAGVINLVQGAAPVGQALSSSPEIDGLLFTGSAKVGGLLHRQFAEQPEKIMALELGGNNPLVVRSVSDQQAAVLTILQSAYLSGGQRCTCARRLLLPEGEVGDLLIDALVTAIDKLHVAGQFDEPAPFYGGLVSLEGADGLLAVQEALEDQGAVVLSRMRRLKEGTSLVSPALIDVTGLTLPDEEHFGPLLKVHRYRDWDEAIALANDTRYGLAAGLIGGERADWNDFLLRIRAGIVNWNRQTTGASGDAPFGGIGASGNHRPSAYYAADYCAYPVASMEAESLTLPDSLPPGVSL; this comes from the coding sequence ATGTACGCCAAGCAGCAACTTCTGATCGGCGGCGCCTGGATCGAGGGTGAGTCGCCGTTCTTTGCCAAGCACGATCCGGTCTCGGGCGAGCGCCTGTGGCAGGGCGCCTCGGCCAGCGCGGCCCAGGTCGAGTCCGCCGTGGCTGCCGCCCGCCAGGCCTTTTTCGGCTGGGCCCGGACTGCCTTTGCCGAACGCCAGGCCCTCGCCGAGCGTTTTTGCGAGGTACTGGAGAGTCGAAGGGACATATTGGCACGCGCCATCGCCCAGGAGACCGGCAAGCCGCTGTGGGAGGCGCTCACCGAGGTCGGGGCGATGATCGGCAAGGTGGCGATCTCGATTCGTGCCTATCAGGAGCGCACCGGCGAGCGCAGTCGCGAAGTGGGCGACGCCCAGGCCGTGCTGCGCCATCGTCCCCATGGCGTAATGGTGGTGTTCGGCCCCTACAACTTTCCCGGGCATCTGCCCAACGGGCACATGGTGCCGGCGCTGCTGGCCGGCAATACGGTGGTCTTCAAGCCCAGCGAGCAGACTCCCCTGACTGCCGACCTGATCCTGCAGTGCTGGCAGGAGGCGGGGCTACCCGCAGGCGTGATCAATCTGGTGCAGGGGGCAGCCCCGGTCGGCCAGGCGCTCTCCAGCTCCCCTGAGATCGATGGCCTGCTGTTCACCGGCAGCGCCAAGGTCGGCGGCCTGCTGCACCGTCAATTTGCCGAGCAGCCGGAAAAGATCATGGCGCTGGAGCTTGGCGGCAACAATCCGCTGGTGGTCAGGAGCGTTTCCGACCAGCAGGCAGCGGTGCTGACCATCCTGCAGTCGGCCTATCTCTCCGGCGGGCAGCGCTGCACCTGCGCGCGGCGCCTGCTGCTGCCCGAGGGCGAGGTGGGCGACCTGCTGATCGACGCCCTGGTGACTGCCATCGACAAGCTGCACGTGGCTGGCCAATTCGACGAGCCGGCCCCTTTTTACGGCGGGCTGGTCAGCCTGGAGGGGGCGGATGGCTTACTGGCAGTCCAGGAAGCGCTCGAGGATCAGGGGGCCGTGGTGCTGTCGCGCATGCGCCGACTCAAGGAGGGCACCAGCCTGGTGAGCCCGGCGCTGATCGACGTCACCGGCCTCACTCTTCCCGACGAGGAGCACTTCGGGCCGCTGCTCAAGGTGCATCGCTACCGTGACTGGGACGAGGCGATAGCGCTTGCCAACGACACTCGCTATGGCCTCGCCGCCGGCCTGATCGGCGGCGAACGAGCCGACTGGAACGATTTCCTGCTGCGCATCCGTGCCGGCATTGTCAACTGGAACCGTCAGACCACCGGTGCCTCCGGCGATGCGCCCTTCGGTGGTATTGGCGCCAGCGGCAACCATCGCCCCAGCGCCTACTACGCGGCGGACTACTGCGCCTATCCGGTGGCCTCGATGGAGGCCGAGAGCCTGACGCTGCCCGACAGCCTGCCGCCGGGGGTGAGCCTGTGA
- a CDS encoding glutathione peroxidase, which yields MPRELSLYDFDCRTHGGEPFNLRALRGQVLLIVNVASRCGYTPQLKELERLYRRYHSQGFTILAFPCNQFARQSPESAKAFCEFGEREYGVTFPMMEKVRVNGAQAHPLFRALRHQAPGVLGSTSIKWNFTKFLIARDGRVLRRFAPSGDARRMRVEIEEALDIPYPA from the coding sequence ATGCCACGAGAACTCTCTCTTTACGATTTCGATTGTCGTACCCATGGCGGCGAGCCGTTCAATCTACGTGCGCTGCGCGGCCAGGTGCTGCTGATCGTCAATGTTGCCAGCCGCTGCGGATACACGCCTCAGCTCAAGGAGCTCGAGCGCCTCTATCGCCGCTACCATAGCCAGGGCTTTACTATCTTGGCGTTCCCTTGCAATCAGTTCGCCCGTCAGTCGCCGGAATCGGCCAAGGCGTTCTGCGAGTTTGGCGAGCGCGAGTATGGCGTGACCTTTCCGATGATGGAGAAGGTGCGAGTCAACGGGGCGCAGGCGCATCCGCTGTTTCGCGCCTTGCGGCACCAGGCGCCCGGCGTGTTGGGCAGTACCTCGATTAAGTGGAATTTCACCAAGTTTCTGATTGCCCGCGATGGTCGCGTGCTCCGGCGTTTCGCGCCGAGCGGCGATGCTCGGCGCATGCGCGTCGAGATCGAGGAGGCGCTCGATATTCCCTATCCTGCCTAG
- a CDS encoding LysE family translocator produces the protein MPLSLWLSLAAVCAMGAMSPGPSLALVLRHTLGGGRLPGVTAALAHMLGVGFYALLTVWGLGALIARQPLLFQLITWVGAGYLAWLGIKALRAGRAGALQASGVRTTHAQAAREGVLVALGNPKLILFFIALLSQFVTPEMSVAAKALIVITAMVIDGGWYVLVAMVLSHSSVLPWLQAKAHWINRITGALLLALALRVVIGPLG, from the coding sequence ATGCCGCTGTCACTCTGGTTGTCGCTTGCTGCGGTGTGCGCCATGGGTGCCATGTCGCCGGGGCCAAGCCTGGCGCTGGTACTGCGCCATACGCTGGGAGGTGGGCGGCTACCCGGGGTGACGGCGGCCTTGGCTCACATGCTGGGGGTCGGGTTCTATGCGTTGTTGACCGTATGGGGCCTGGGGGCGTTGATCGCGCGTCAGCCACTGCTGTTTCAGTTGATCACCTGGGTTGGGGCTGGCTATCTCGCCTGGCTGGGGATCAAGGCACTACGCGCGGGACGTGCCGGGGCGCTGCAGGCAAGCGGTGTGCGTACTACCCATGCACAGGCCGCTCGTGAGGGGGTGCTGGTGGCCCTGGGCAACCCCAAATTGATCCTGTTCTTCATTGCCCTGCTGAGCCAGTTCGTCACTCCCGAGATGAGTGTAGCGGCCAAGGCGCTCATCGTGATCACGGCGATGGTCATCGATGGCGGCTGGTACGTGCTGGTGGCGATGGTGCTGTCGCATTCGAGCGTGCTGCCCTGGCTGCAGGCCAAGGCGCACTGGATCAACCGTATCACCGGTGCGCTGCTGCTGGCGCTGGCCCTGCGCGTGGTGATCGGCCCGTTGGGGTAG
- a CDS encoding class I SAM-dependent methyltransferase, producing MFNTTIWNRLRYTLYAPVYDLVADRAFRLARRKSLAQVQWQAGQRVLLVGAGTGLDLHWLPRDVEIHATDLSPAMVRHIASRADALHLDVTQRVMDAESLSYPDEHFDVVVMHLIVAVMPRPELGLAEAHRVLAANGQLCVMDKFQDDAQAAHWGRRALNVLTSAIATDITRQARPLLENAGFLIERDEPLMMGNLFRALLARKA from the coding sequence ATGTTCAACACTACCATCTGGAATCGCCTGCGCTACACCCTCTACGCCCCGGTCTACGATCTGGTGGCCGATCGCGCCTTTCGCCTGGCCCGCCGCAAGTCGCTGGCCCAGGTGCAGTGGCAAGCCGGGCAGCGCGTGCTGCTGGTGGGGGCCGGTACCGGCCTCGACCTGCACTGGCTGCCCCGCGATGTCGAGATACACGCCACCGATCTGTCACCGGCCATGGTGCGCCACATCGCAAGCCGTGCCGATGCCCTGCATCTCGATGTGACCCAGCGAGTCATGGACGCCGAATCGCTCAGCTACCCGGACGAACACTTCGATGTGGTGGTGATGCACTTGATCGTGGCAGTGATGCCGCGCCCTGAGCTTGGGCTGGCCGAGGCGCATCGCGTGCTGGCGGCCAATGGCCAGCTGTGCGTGATGGACAAGTTCCAGGATGATGCCCAGGCCGCCCACTGGGGGCGGCGCGCGCTGAACGTGCTGACCAGCGCGATTGCCACTGACATCACCCGCCAGGCCCGACCGCTGCTGGAGAACGCCGGCTTTCTCATCGAACGCGACGAGCCGTTGATGATGGGCAACCTGTTCCGGGCGCTGCTGGCCCGCAAGGCGTAG
- the fabV gene encoding enoyl-ACP reductase FabV, with protein MIIKPKVRGFICTTTHPVGCEKNVLEQIEATRARGLDRAAGPKKVLVIGASSGYGLAARITAAFGYGADTLGIFFEKPGSEKKTGTAGWYNSAAFDRFAKAEGLYSKSINGDAFAHEARAKAIELIQQEMDQVDLVVYSLASPVRKLPDSGEVKRSALKPIGETYRATAIDTNKDVIIEAEVEPATQEEIDDTIAVMGGEDWELWMAALDEAGVLAPGARSVAFSYIGTEITWPIYWHGALGKAKEDLDRAAREIDAKLKASGGSANVAVLKSVVTQASAAIPVMPLYIAMVYRIMKEQGLHEGTIEQLNRLFGDQLYGGRTPQTDEAGRLRLDDWELRDDIQQACQDLWPEVTSDNLFQITDYAGYKHEFLKLFGFERDDVDYDADVDPVAEFDVVTL; from the coding sequence GTGATCATCAAACCCAAGGTTCGTGGTTTCATCTGCACCACCACTCATCCTGTCGGCTGCGAGAAGAACGTGCTCGAGCAGATCGAGGCGACCCGTGCCCGAGGCCTGGACAGGGCCGCCGGGCCGAAGAAGGTGCTGGTGATCGGTGCCTCGAGTGGCTACGGATTGGCGGCGCGTATCACCGCAGCCTTTGGTTATGGTGCCGACACGCTGGGCATCTTCTTCGAGAAGCCCGGCAGCGAGAAGAAGACCGGGACCGCCGGCTGGTACAACAGCGCTGCCTTCGACAGGTTCGCCAAGGCCGAAGGGCTCTACAGCAAGTCGATCAATGGCGATGCCTTCGCTCACGAGGCCCGTGCCAAGGCCATCGAGCTGATTCAGCAGGAGATGGACCAGGTGGACCTGGTCGTCTACTCGCTGGCCTCTCCGGTGCGCAAGCTGCCCGATAGCGGCGAGGTGAAGCGCTCGGCACTCAAGCCGATCGGCGAGACCTACCGTGCCACCGCCATCGATACCAACAAGGACGTGATCATCGAGGCCGAAGTCGAGCCGGCAACCCAGGAGGAGATCGACGACACCATCGCAGTGATGGGCGGCGAGGACTGGGAACTATGGATGGCGGCGCTGGATGAGGCCGGCGTGCTGGCACCGGGTGCCCGCTCGGTGGCCTTCAGCTATATCGGTACCGAGATCACCTGGCCGATCTACTGGCACGGGGCGCTGGGCAAGGCCAAGGAGGATCTTGACCGCGCCGCGCGCGAGATCGATGCCAAGCTCAAGGCGAGCGGTGGCAGCGCCAACGTGGCGGTGCTCAAGTCGGTGGTCACCCAGGCCAGTGCCGCGATCCCGGTGATGCCGCTGTACATCGCCATGGTCTACCGAATCATGAAGGAGCAGGGGCTGCATGAGGGTACCATCGAGCAGCTCAACCGGTTGTTCGGTGACCAGCTCTATGGCGGCAGGACACCACAGACGGATGAGGCGGGGCGTTTGCGTCTCGACGATTGGGAGCTGCGCGACGATATCCAGCAAGCCTGCCAGGACCTGTGGCCGGAGGTGACCAGCGACAACCTGTTCCAGATCACCGACTATGCTGGATATAAGCATGAGTTCCTCAAGCTGTTCGGCTTCGAGCGCGATGACGTCGATTATGACGCCGACGTGGACCCTGTGGCGGAATTCGATGTCGTAACGTTATAG
- a CDS encoding GlxA family transcriptional regulator gives MHDFPPELTDGVSRQVGFMLLPGFSLLAQACAMESFAVANQLAGRCLYRCATLSLDAGGVKSAATLTLVPDGAIGEVAKRHWDMLLICAPSPLPAIDLCALERWLLQLAARGVMLGGIAGGTEVLARVGVLDGYRATLPWQRFDAFTRAYPRVNLSQQLFEIDRNRLTCGGGTAAMDMMMTLIGMQHGQRLAERVSEHFVCERIRMADEPQQVPLRSRLGHAPQSLLEAVTLMEANIEEPLTTHELAEHLGVSRRQLERLFKKYLQAVPSRYYLDLRLQEARKWLRESDQPVGDIALRTGFSSGAHFSTAYRNHFGMTPREERLG, from the coding sequence ATGCACGACTTCCCCCCAGAGCTTACCGATGGCGTATCGCGCCAGGTGGGGTTCATGCTGCTGCCCGGCTTTTCCCTGCTCGCTCAGGCCTGCGCCATGGAGTCCTTTGCCGTTGCCAACCAACTGGCCGGTCGCTGCCTCTATCGCTGTGCAACTCTGAGTCTCGATGCGGGTGGCGTCAAAAGCGCCGCGACACTGACGCTTGTGCCTGATGGGGCGATAGGCGAGGTGGCGAAGCGCCATTGGGACATGCTGCTGATCTGTGCCCCAAGCCCGCTACCGGCCATCGATCTGTGCGCGCTTGAGCGCTGGCTGCTGCAGCTGGCGGCACGCGGTGTGATGCTGGGCGGTATCGCCGGTGGCACCGAGGTGCTGGCCCGGGTCGGGGTGCTGGATGGCTATCGGGCGACGCTGCCCTGGCAGCGCTTCGATGCCTTCACCCGTGCCTACCCGCGGGTCAATCTCTCCCAGCAGCTGTTCGAGATCGATCGCAATCGGCTCACCTGCGGTGGTGGTACCGCCGCCATGGACATGATGATGACGCTGATCGGCATGCAGCACGGCCAGCGCCTTGCCGAACGCGTCTCGGAGCACTTCGTCTGCGAGCGCATCCGCATGGCCGACGAGCCGCAGCAGGTGCCGCTGCGTTCACGCCTGGGCCATGCCCCGCAGAGCCTGCTCGAGGCGGTGACGCTGATGGAGGCCAATATCGAGGAGCCGTTGACCACCCATGAGCTGGCCGAGCACCTGGGGGTCTCGCGGCGTCAGCTCGAACGGCTATTCAAGAAGTACCTGCAAGCGGTCCCCAGCCGCTACTACCTTGATCTGCGTCTGCAGGAGGCGCGCAAGTGGTTGCGCGAGAGCGACCAGCCGGTGGGCGATATCGCCTTGCGTACCGGGTTCTCCTCGGGAGCGCACTTCTCCACCGCCTACCGCAACCATTTCGGCATGACGCCACGGGAGGAGCGGCTGGGCTAG
- a CDS encoding copper chaperone PCu(A)C — MLARRAPFALALLFTALAPLSLALAHDYQLEEVRIAHPFATPTPPGAPNGAAYLDITAHGESPATLVAASSPASRAVEIHDMRMDEGTMQMRKLDELSVMPGETLTMRPGGGYHLMLIGLEAPLREGENFPLTLEFAGSGAIEVEVWVQQADEGGEAADGHHHHH, encoded by the coding sequence ATGCTCGCCCGACGCGCCCCGTTCGCCCTCGCCCTGCTCTTCACCGCCCTGGCACCTCTATCTCTAGCCCTGGCTCATGACTATCAGTTGGAAGAGGTGCGCATCGCCCACCCCTTCGCCACCCCCACCCCGCCGGGAGCGCCGAATGGCGCGGCCTATCTCGATATCACCGCGCATGGTGAGAGCCCGGCAACGCTGGTCGCCGCATCAAGCCCGGCCAGCCGTGCCGTGGAGATCCACGACATGCGCATGGATGAAGGTACCATGCAGATGCGCAAGCTCGACGAGCTCAGCGTGATGCCCGGCGAGACCCTGACGATGCGTCCCGGCGGCGGTTACCATCTGATGTTGATCGGCCTTGAGGCACCGCTGCGGGAGGGCGAGAACTTTCCGCTGACGCTTGAGTTCGCGGGGAGTGGCGCGATTGAAGTCGAGGTCTGGGTGCAGCAGGCCGACGAAGGGGGCGAAGCGGCCGATGGCCATCACCACCACCACTGA
- a CDS encoding arginine N-succinyltransferase: MLVVRPARMADLPALERLATTATPRLTNLPAHRDRLEERISRSQRAFGAEIDFPGDEHYTFVLEDLERVEVVGTATIRAQAGATEAYYTYRQETLIHASQQLNVRREVQTLALSHEVSEASLLCAFSLDRRYKGTSGESLLRRARLMFIAQYPERFAELLSVAFPGYLDGDGESPFWNSVGRHFFVRGFQEINHIAGVRSKSFIAEVMPQFPLYLALLTPQARAAIGREHPDHELALEELLAEGFSRSRHVDIFDAGPVLKGERERLASVRSANWHPVRVRPAHALPDAEPAMIANQKLGDFRCVVARYALSPTGQLMLTARDAELLGVEEGRAVLAAPLTLPMAMDGYDPGHDEGEL, encoded by the coding sequence ATGCTGGTCGTGAGGCCCGCGCGGATGGCGGACCTGCCGGCCCTCGAGCGCCTGGCGACGACGGCCACGCCGCGCCTGACCAACCTCCCGGCGCACCGTGACCGGCTGGAGGAGCGCATCAGCCGCTCTCAGCGCGCCTTCGGCGCCGAGATCGACTTTCCCGGCGACGAACACTACACCTTCGTGCTCGAGGATCTCGAGCGCGTCGAGGTGGTGGGTACTGCCACCATTCGTGCCCAGGCTGGGGCGACCGAAGCCTACTACACCTATCGCCAGGAGACGCTGATCCACGCCTCGCAGCAGCTCAACGTGCGCCGCGAGGTGCAGACCCTGGCGCTCTCCCATGAGGTCTCCGAGGCGAGCCTGCTGTGCGCCTTCTCGCTGGACCGCCGTTACAAAGGTACCAGCGGCGAGAGCCTGCTGCGTCGCGCGCGGCTGATGTTCATCGCCCAGTATCCCGAGCGTTTCGCCGAGCTGCTGTCGGTGGCCTTTCCGGGCTATCTCGATGGCGACGGCGAATCGCCATTCTGGAACAGTGTGGGCCGGCACTTCTTCGTGCGTGGCTTCCAGGAGATCAACCATATCGCCGGGGTGCGCTCGAAGAGCTTCATCGCCGAGGTGATGCCACAGTTCCCGCTCTATCTGGCGCTGCTGACGCCCCAGGCCCGCGCCGCCATCGGCCGCGAGCATCCCGATCATGAACTCGCCCTCGAGGAGCTGCTGGCCGAAGGATTCAGCCGCTCGCGTCACGTCGACATCTTCGATGCCGGGCCGGTGCTCAAGGGCGAGCGCGAGCGCCTGGCGAGCGTACGCAGCGCCAACTGGCACCCGGTGCGAGTCCGTCCGGCGCATGCCCTGCCGGATGCCGAGCCGGCGATGATCGCCAACCAGAAGCTTGGCGACTTCCGCTGCGTGGTGGCACGTTACGCGCTCTCGCCCACCGGTCAGCTGATGCTCACGGCCAGGGATGCCGAACTCCTCGGAGTGGAGGAGGGGCGCGCCGTGCTGGCCGCGCCTCTCACGCTGCCGATGGCCATGGATGGCTACGACCCGGGCCATGACGAGGGGGAGCTGTAA
- the astA gene encoding arginine N-succinyltransferase, protein MYIRPIARGDIDSLLALAQETGVGFTSLPDNREFLIGKIESAARAFEGSGENHDRLYFFVLEDETNGELAGCCAIEARVGHEVPFYHYRLGTLAHSSVQLDLHRTIDTLFLSSDHTGNAEVCSLYLRPEYRRNRNGALLSKARWLFMAQFREHFPGKVLAEMRGVIDRNGISPFWQCLGSHFFPMEFNEADRLTGLGQKSFIGELMPKFPIYTTFLSEEARACIGQVHEQTRPALEMLKKEGLRWEGYIDIFDGGPTVEAYIDDVRGVRLSRECRVEVAVQGTHTTPDISPHWLAASVGMRDFRAAWIGRGPNERDTIVVNEEEARRLDVVTGDTLRVLET, encoded by the coding sequence ATGTATATTCGTCCCATCGCGCGTGGCGATATCGATAGTCTGCTGGCGCTGGCGCAGGAGACCGGTGTCGGTTTCACGTCGCTGCCCGACAATCGCGAGTTCTTGATCGGCAAGATCGAATCCGCCGCACGCGCCTTCGAGGGAAGCGGCGAGAATCACGACCGCCTCTACTTCTTCGTGCTCGAGGACGAGACCAATGGCGAGCTGGCAGGCTGTTGTGCCATCGAGGCGCGGGTCGGCCATGAAGTACCGTTCTACCACTACCGGCTCGGGACCCTTGCGCACTCCTCGGTGCAGCTCGACCTGCACCGCACCATCGACACCCTCTTCTTGAGCTCCGACCACACCGGCAACGCCGAGGTGTGCTCGCTCTACCTGCGTCCCGAGTACCGCCGTAACCGCAACGGCGCGCTGCTCTCCAAGGCGCGCTGGCTGTTCATGGCGCAGTTTCGCGAGCATTTTCCCGGCAAGGTGCTGGCGGAGATGCGCGGAGTGATCGATCGTAATGGCATCAGCCCCTTCTGGCAGTGCCTGGGCAGCCACTTCTTTCCCATGGAGTTCAACGAGGCGGATCGCCTGACGGGGCTTGGGCAGAAGAGCTTCATCGGCGAGCTGATGCCCAAGTTCCCGATCTATACGACCTTCCTCAGCGAGGAGGCGCGCGCTTGCATCGGCCAGGTGCATGAGCAGACGCGTCCGGCGCTGGAGATGCTCAAGAAGGAGGGGCTGCGCTGGGAGGGCTATATCGACATCTTCGATGGCGGCCCCACGGTTGAGGCCTATATCGATGATGTGCGCGGTGTGCGCCTCTCCCGGGAGTGTCGGGTCGAGGTCGCCGTCCAGGGCACACACACCACGCCGGACATTTCCCCGCACTGGCTCGCCGCGAGCGTGGGCATGCGCGATTTTCGTGCGGCCTGGATCGGTCGCGGCCCCAACGAGCGAGATACCATCGTAGTGAACGAGGAGGAGGCGCGGCGTCTTGATGTCGTCACCGGCGATACCCTGCGCGTTCTCGAGACATAG
- the rnk gene encoding nucleoside diphosphate kinase regulator: MSRPTIVINRLDAERLQRLIDAATDKDQEVAEVLERELERGEIVDPEEMPADVVTMNSQVQFTDLTREKQLIRTLVYPRSLADTPDGLSVMAPIGAALLGLREGDVIDWALPGGSPARLRIDAVLWQPEREKQFHR, translated from the coding sequence ATGTCTCGTCCCACCATCGTCATCAACCGTCTTGACGCCGAACGACTGCAGCGGCTGATCGATGCCGCCACCGACAAGGATCAGGAGGTAGCCGAGGTGCTGGAAAGAGAACTCGAGCGTGGCGAGATCGTCGATCCGGAAGAGATGCCCGCCGATGTGGTGACCATGAATAGCCAGGTGCAGTTCACCGATCTGACGCGTGAAAAGCAGCTGATCCGTACCCTGGTCTATCCGCGCTCGCTTGCCGACACTCCCGACGGCCTGTCGGTCATGGCGCCGATCGGCGCTGCGCTGCTGGGACTTCGCGAGGGAGACGTGATCGACTGGGCCCTGCCCGGTGGCAGCCCGGCGCGGCTGCGTATCGATGCCGTATTGTGGCAACCCGAGCGCGAAAAGCAGTTCCACCGCTGA
- a CDS encoding aspartate aminotransferase family protein: MSHTPSRSDFDQYMTPNYSPQAVIPVRGEGSRLWDQEGREYIDFAGGIAVNSLGHCHSVLVNALTAQANKLWHLSNIYTNEPALKLARCLVERTFADKVYLCSSGGEANEAALKLARRWAHDNHGERKDKIISFDQSFHGRTLFTVSVGGQPKYSQGFGPVPGGILHATFNDLESVKALVGDDTCAIMVEPMQGEGGIVPATPEFLQGLRELCDQHQALLIFDEVQTGVGRCGTLYAYQHYGVTPDILTSAKSLGGGFPVGAMLTTDRIAPALAVGTHGSTYGGNALACAVALAAVEHIDTAEVLGGVRTRHALLREHLEAINRKHGVFKEIRGMGLLIGAEMSERYEGRAKDILPLAIEEGLMALIAGPNVLRMAPSLVIPEQDIQEGMARLERAIARLVAQA; this comes from the coding sequence ATGAGCCACACCCCGAGCCGCAGCGATTTCGACCAGTACATGACGCCCAACTACTCGCCACAGGCGGTGATTCCGGTGCGTGGCGAGGGGAGCCGTCTGTGGGATCAGGAAGGGCGCGAGTACATCGACTTCGCCGGCGGGATCGCCGTCAACTCGCTGGGTCACTGTCACTCGGTGCTGGTCAATGCGCTGACGGCGCAAGCCAACAAGCTGTGGCACCTCTCCAATATCTACACCAACGAGCCGGCGCTGAAGCTGGCCAGATGTCTGGTCGAGCGCACCTTTGCCGACAAGGTCTACCTGTGCTCCTCCGGGGGCGAGGCCAACGAGGCGGCACTCAAGCTGGCGCGGCGCTGGGCCCATGACAATCATGGCGAGCGGAAGGACAAGATCATCTCCTTCGACCAGTCCTTCCATGGGCGCACTCTGTTCACCGTGAGCGTGGGCGGTCAGCCCAAGTACTCCCAGGGCTTCGGCCCGGTGCCGGGGGGTATCTTGCATGCCACCTTCAACGACCTGGAGAGCGTGAAGGCACTCGTCGGCGACGACACCTGCGCGATCATGGTCGAACCGATGCAGGGCGAGGGCGGGATCGTGCCGGCCACGCCCGAGTTCCTGCAGGGGCTGCGCGAGCTGTGCGATCAGCACCAGGCGCTGCTGATCTTCGATGAAGTGCAGACCGGCGTCGGCCGCTGCGGCACGCTCTATGCCTACCAGCACTATGGCGTGACGCCGGACATCCTGACCAGTGCCAAGTCGCTGGGCGGCGGCTTCCCGGTGGGGGCGATGCTCACCACCGATCGCATCGCCCCGGCCCTGGCGGTCGGTACCCATGGCTCCACCTACGGCGGCAATGCCCTGGCGTGTGCGGTGGCGCTGGCGGCAGTCGAGCATATCGATACTGCCGAGGTGCTGGGTGGCGTGAGGACGCGCCATGCACTGCTGCGCGAGCACCTCGAGGCGATCAATCGCAAGCATGGGGTATTCAAGGAGATCCGCGGCATGGGGCTGCTGATCGGAGCCGAGATGTCCGAGCGCTACGAGGGGCGTGCCAAGGACATCCTGCCGCTGGCCATCGAGGAGGGGCTGATGGCACTGATCGCCGGGCCCAACGTGCTGCGCATGGCGCCATCGCTGGTGATTCCCGAGCAGGATATCCAGGAGGGCATGGCGCGGCTCGAGCGGGCCATCGCCCGGCTCGTTGCCCAGGCATGA
- a CDS encoding cytochrome b yields MQIFDSGLRYGGVSRLLHWSMALLLMWQFASAIARVLASETALDEFLWSTHRELGALLMLLVVVRGIWGVINASRRPPALSVMARLGHLALYALMIAVPLIALIRQYGSGRAFSPFGVPLMSGFEGERIEWMVALGGQFHGLLGWTLLALVVGHVGMAILHKRLGGQDVMTRMTSLRR; encoded by the coding sequence ATGCAGATTTTCGACTCGGGACTGCGCTATGGAGGTGTCAGTCGCTTGTTGCATTGGAGCATGGCGCTATTGTTGATGTGGCAGTTTGCCAGCGCCATTGCACGCGTTCTTGCCAGCGAGACGGCGTTGGACGAATTCTTGTGGTCGACGCACCGTGAACTTGGCGCGCTACTGATGCTGCTGGTCGTGGTGCGCGGGATTTGGGGGGTAATCAATGCCAGCCGCCGCCCACCGGCATTGAGCGTGATGGCCAGACTGGGGCATCTGGCCCTCTATGCACTGATGATTGCAGTGCCTCTCATCGCCTTGATCAGGCAGTACGGCTCCGGGCGAGCCTTCTCGCCATTCGGAGTACCGCTCATGTCGGGCTTCGAGGGCGAGCGGATCGAGTGGATGGTCGCCCTTGGCGGCCAATTCCATGGCCTGCTGGGATGGACGCTGCTGGCATTGGTCGTCGGCCATGTCGGCATGGCGATCCTGCACAAGCGCCTTGGTGGCCAGGATGTCATGACGCGGATGACAAGCCTGCGGAGATAG